One Planctomycetaceae bacterium DNA window includes the following coding sequences:
- a CDS encoding c-type cytochrome, whose product MNETSICRVLILMTLATPWMSLFADEQAVRFPVPINTQAPGEHPPSPREMLKLFEVPEGFVVKLFAGEPDVQQPVSFDFDDKGRIWVAENYTYSAHGKIDPTLRDRIVILHDTDSDGEHDQRKVFWDRGSMLTSLTWGFGGLWILNDGTLSFIPDRNGDDIPDSEPVVMLNGWTKNAGHNFVSGLMWGPDGWLYGRHGITDSSSPGTPDTPESERQVINCGIWRFHPQRHTFEVVCNGTTNPWGLDYNVDGQFFFTNNVIGHLWHVVPGAHYERMFGQDFNPHLYELMGQTADHYHWDHSGNWTESRDGKADDLGGGHSHCGGLIYQGENLPERFRGCMFMCNTHGRCINADSLERQGSGYVAHHTPNLLKVNSPWFRGVELRSGPDGCLYVSDWSDNGECHDHDGVHRTSGRIYRISFGDVRVKAPSDLSGADLQQLTNEAIHGTHWMSRRARRHLQERNILHDARPGSEHRGDMITVHRAAEAVLASNAESRDAKLRSLWLLESLDGLSLRVLAKVLESNDEALIAWTIPRAVEHRHLQSPPVDPSRAFDSTDPGQAAPLLELCRNTNSGLVLLSIASSLQKLDGRTRLMVAKELIQRLHEFGDQNLLLMTWYGLVNEVSPAALLYVLSGQNAPPKLLQFVARRVVQLPGQSGAVTSQLLAPYGPAQTDAGRIAVLTGMLEGLRGQHKPTAPPTWASDQKQLQLSANPAVVQLAKQLAVLYGDGAAIADLRHLIADRNGDHAARSQAIKALAESSDAQSLPVLIGLLNDRAVYVDVAKALAAFDDERVPVALLRHWKNLRHGAREAAMDTLCSRKSYALRLGQALTRGEVSSEDLTAAHVRQLNTFQDDALAAILAEKWGVINESSEAKAAAIANWKARLTPDFLADASYDEGAALFRKTCAACHRLYGEGGQIGPDLTGSNRGNLDYLLGNIVDPSAEVPKQFTVSVIALTSGRVLTGVVVAETEQSIGVQTDKELMMIPRKDIEERNTTTKSLMPDGLLDTLSEQQVRDLVAFIRQKR is encoded by the coding sequence ATGAATGAGACGTCAATTTGTCGCGTTCTGATTTTGATGACCCTGGCAACTCCCTGGATGAGCTTGTTTGCCGATGAACAGGCCGTGAGGTTCCCTGTACCGATCAATACGCAGGCTCCCGGAGAACACCCCCCTTCCCCCCGAGAAATGCTGAAGCTGTTCGAGGTCCCCGAAGGTTTCGTTGTCAAGCTGTTTGCCGGTGAACCTGATGTTCAGCAACCGGTGAGCTTTGATTTTGACGACAAAGGCCGAATCTGGGTCGCAGAAAACTACACCTACAGTGCCCATGGAAAAATCGATCCAACGCTCCGGGATCGAATTGTTATCCTTCATGACACTGACAGTGATGGAGAGCACGATCAGAGGAAGGTCTTCTGGGATCGCGGCTCCATGCTCACGAGTCTGACATGGGGATTCGGTGGACTCTGGATTCTGAATGATGGCACATTGTCCTTCATCCCCGACAGGAACGGCGACGACATTCCGGACAGCGAACCTGTCGTGATGCTGAATGGCTGGACGAAAAATGCAGGGCACAATTTTGTCAGTGGATTAATGTGGGGGCCGGATGGATGGCTGTACGGTCGACACGGAATCACAGACTCATCCTCTCCCGGCACTCCGGATACACCCGAATCGGAACGCCAGGTAATCAATTGCGGTATTTGGCGGTTTCACCCGCAAAGGCACACGTTCGAAGTCGTCTGTAACGGGACAACCAATCCGTGGGGGCTGGACTACAACGTCGACGGACAATTCTTCTTCACAAACAATGTCATTGGCCATCTTTGGCATGTGGTCCCCGGCGCACACTATGAACGCATGTTTGGACAGGACTTCAATCCCCACCTCTACGAGTTAATGGGACAAACCGCTGATCATTACCACTGGGATCATTCCGGAAACTGGACAGAAAGTCGGGATGGTAAGGCAGATGATCTGGGCGGCGGACACAGCCATTGCGGTGGCCTGATCTATCAGGGAGAGAACCTGCCGGAACGATTCCGTGGGTGCATGTTCATGTGCAATACGCATGGACGCTGCATCAATGCCGATTCGCTCGAACGCCAAGGCAGTGGATACGTGGCCCACCACACACCGAATCTACTAAAGGTGAATTCGCCATGGTTCCGTGGAGTCGAGCTGAGATCGGGGCCGGATGGTTGTCTCTATGTCAGTGACTGGTCGGATAATGGAGAGTGTCATGATCATGATGGTGTGCACCGAACCAGCGGTCGAATCTATCGCATTTCATTTGGGGATGTACGAGTAAAAGCTCCATCAGACCTTTCAGGTGCCGATCTGCAGCAGCTGACAAACGAAGCTATCCATGGGACGCACTGGATGAGCCGAAGAGCCCGTCGGCATTTGCAGGAACGCAATATCCTGCACGATGCTCGCCCCGGATCAGAACATCGCGGCGACATGATCACAGTTCATCGCGCGGCAGAAGCAGTACTTGCATCAAACGCTGAGTCGCGAGATGCGAAACTACGCTCGCTCTGGCTGCTGGAATCTCTGGACGGCTTGTCGTTGCGAGTCCTTGCGAAGGTTCTGGAATCCAACGATGAGGCCTTGATTGCATGGACAATACCGCGCGCCGTGGAACATCGCCATCTTCAGTCGCCTCCCGTTGATCCGTCCCGGGCCTTTGATTCGACAGATCCTGGACAGGCGGCTCCACTGCTGGAGTTATGCAGAAACACCAATTCCGGCCTGGTGCTGCTCAGTATCGCTTCTTCATTACAGAAGCTTGACGGTCGCACTCGCCTCATGGTGGCTAAGGAACTCATCCAACGACTGCATGAATTCGGTGACCAGAACCTGCTGTTGATGACCTGGTACGGGTTGGTCAATGAAGTATCACCAGCCGCGTTACTTTATGTCCTGTCTGGCCAGAACGCACCCCCGAAACTGCTGCAGTTCGTCGCACGGCGAGTTGTGCAGTTGCCCGGTCAGTCGGGTGCAGTCACATCACAATTGCTGGCGCCATATGGCCCGGCACAGACAGACGCAGGCCGCATTGCGGTCCTGACCGGAATGCTGGAAGGTTTGCGAGGTCAGCATAAGCCGACGGCTCCTCCGACATGGGCTTCGGACCAGAAGCAGCTGCAGCTTTCTGCCAACCCTGCTGTCGTGCAGCTCGCGAAACAACTCGCCGTTTTATACGGGGACGGCGCTGCTATTGCGGACCTGCGACACCTGATTGCTGATCGTAATGGAGATCACGCGGCTCGCTCGCAGGCGATTAAGGCCCTTGCAGAATCGTCGGACGCCCAGTCGTTGCCAGTGCTTATCGGTCTGTTGAACGACCGTGCGGTCTACGTTGACGTCGCAAAGGCACTCGCGGCGTTTGACGACGAACGAGTCCCCGTGGCGTTGCTCCGACATTGGAAGAATCTTCGTCACGGAGCCAGGGAAGCCGCGATGGATACACTCTGTAGTCGAAAGTCCTACGCGCTGCGACTGGGGCAGGCTTTGACTCGCGGCGAGGTGTCTTCAGAAGATCTTACGGCCGCGCATGTGCGACAGCTGAATACATTTCAGGACGACGCACTGGCGGCCATCCTGGCAGAAAAGTGGGGAGTGATTAACGAGTCATCCGAAGCAAAAGCAGCGGCGATCGCGAACTGGAAGGCTCGGCTCACTCCCGATTTCCTGGCAGATGCCAGCTACGACGAAGGCGCGGCCTTGTTCCGAAAGACCTGCGCAGCATGCCACCGGCTCTATGGTGAAGGAGGCCAGATTGGCCCGGACCTGACAGGTTCCAATCGAGGCAATCTCGATTACCTTCTGGGCAACATCGTCGACCCAAGTGCTGAGGTACCGAAGCAATTCACGGTATCTGTCATTGCTTTGACATCCGGACGCGTGCTCACGGGGGTCGTTGTCGCAGAGACGGAGCAGTCCATCGGTGTTCAGACCGACAAAGAACTGATGATGATCCCCCGCAAGGATATCGAAGAACGCAACACAACGACCAAATCACTTATGCCAGATGGGCTGCTCGATACGCTGAGCGAGCAGCAGGTGCGTGATCTTGTTGCATTCATTAGGCAAAAGCGTTGA
- a CDS encoding 3-deoxy-7-phosphoheptulonate synthase — MNTPTPPSSTRPIQDANIVGTQPLIAPEELEREFPLTSEVRDHVVRSRARIEDILRGNDRRVIAIVGPCSIHNTAQALEYARKLKTLADEVQDRIVVVMRVYFEKPRTTVGWKGLINDPHLNDTFDIDTGLRRARQILLDINAVGLPTATEMLEPITPQYIADLITLASIGARTTESPTHRQMASGLSMPVGFKNSTEGSLEVAINAMKAARAPHSFLGINHDGKTCIMSTRGNELGHLILRGGRTGPNYSAEHLAEASRLLQKASLPPRFVVDCSHANSNKDYRRQPVVWDEVIQQRAEGNDEIVGLMVESNLVEGQQSLGDDPTQLQYGVSITDGCISIERTGEMLRSAWQKLANAVQTRVV, encoded by the coding sequence ATGAATACCCCGACACCACCGTCGTCCACCCGTCCAATTCAGGATGCCAACATCGTTGGAACTCAGCCATTGATCGCCCCTGAAGAGCTGGAACGGGAGTTTCCCCTGACGAGCGAAGTTCGGGATCATGTGGTCCGCAGCCGGGCTCGCATTGAAGACATCCTGCGAGGAAACGACCGACGGGTGATTGCAATTGTTGGTCCCTGCTCAATTCACAATACAGCGCAGGCTCTCGAATACGCCAGAAAACTGAAAACGCTTGCGGATGAGGTTCAGGATCGCATCGTTGTAGTGATGCGAGTCTACTTTGAGAAACCTCGCACCACTGTTGGCTGGAAGGGGCTGATCAACGATCCACATTTGAACGATACGTTCGATATCGACACCGGATTGCGGCGCGCCCGGCAGATTCTTCTGGACATCAATGCGGTAGGACTGCCAACCGCCACTGAGATGCTTGAACCGATTACGCCGCAGTACATTGCAGACCTGATCACGCTGGCATCCATTGGCGCCCGGACTACAGAATCGCCGACCCATCGCCAAATGGCCAGCGGACTTTCCATGCCTGTCGGATTCAAAAACAGTACGGAAGGAAGTCTCGAGGTTGCAATAAACGCCATGAAAGCTGCTCGTGCGCCGCATTCTTTTCTGGGTATCAATCATGATGGAAAGACATGCATCATGAGTACCCGCGGGAACGAACTGGGGCACCTGATTCTGCGAGGCGGGCGAACAGGACCGAATTATTCGGCAGAGCATCTGGCAGAAGCGAGTCGTCTGCTTCAGAAGGCCAGCCTGCCTCCTCGTTTCGTTGTTGACTGCAGTCACGCAAACAGCAACAAGGACTACCGGCGCCAACCAGTGGTTTGGGACGAAGTTATTCAGCAGCGAGCTGAAGGAAACGACGAAATTGTTGGGTTGATGGTGGAAAGCAATCTGGTCGAAGGGCAACAGTCTCTTGGAGATGACCCGACACAATTGCAGTACGGTGTCAGCATCACAGACGGATGTATCAGCATCGAACGCACCGGTGAAATGCTTCGTTCAGCCTGGCAGAAACTAGCCAATGCGGTTCAGACCAGGGTGGTCTGA
- a CDS encoding alpha/beta hydrolase — MRHTSAFFLRLSTIVCLIMALPHAAGFQKNAAFTHESSRIYLWPQGAAGSLQRMAEPEKEDRADGRCNVSNVHHPSITPFLPAAGKATGTAIIIAPGGGHRVLCLGHEGDSLAEWFADKGIAAFVLRYRLAREEGSSYSVDEHAMADIRRAIRYVRHNAEGWSIRKDRIGVLGFSAGGELAALAAMESDDGDHSASDPIERSGSRPDFQALIYPGSSSRFTVATGMPPAFVAFGAKDRDDIAIGMAELYLRYKAANVPFELHIYSNAGHGFGYRPDSTTAAGDWPMRLVEWMKDSRLLEN; from the coding sequence ATGCGTCATACCTCCGCATTCTTCTTACGCCTTTCGACAATCGTCTGCCTGATAATGGCCCTCCCGCATGCCGCAGGATTCCAAAAGAACGCTGCGTTTACGCACGAATCCAGCCGAATCTACTTGTGGCCGCAGGGGGCTGCGGGATCGCTGCAGCGAATGGCAGAACCTGAAAAGGAAGACCGCGCAGATGGACGATGCAATGTTTCAAACGTGCATCATCCGTCAATCACTCCGTTCTTACCCGCCGCCGGGAAGGCCACCGGCACCGCGATTATTATTGCTCCCGGAGGCGGGCACCGCGTTCTTTGTCTTGGGCACGAAGGCGATAGCCTTGCCGAATGGTTCGCCGACAAAGGCATCGCGGCGTTTGTCCTTCGTTACCGACTGGCCCGTGAGGAAGGATCGTCTTACAGCGTGGACGAGCACGCGATGGCTGATATCCGTCGAGCCATTCGCTACGTACGACACAATGCCGAAGGCTGGTCGATTCGCAAGGATCGAATTGGCGTTCTTGGTTTCTCTGCGGGCGGAGAACTGGCGGCGCTGGCTGCTATGGAATCAGATGATGGAGATCATTCTGCCTCGGATCCAATCGAACGATCCGGGTCGCGCCCCGATTTTCAGGCGTTGATTTATCCTGGCAGTTCCAGCCGATTTACAGTTGCCACCGGAATGCCGCCAGCGTTTGTCGCGTTTGGTGCCAAAGACCGCGACGACATCGCGATTGGGATGGCCGAACTCTACCTCAGATACAAGGCGGCCAACGTTCCCTTCGAACTTCACATCTATTCGAATGCGGGCCATGGATTCGGCTACCGTCCAGATTCCACCACTGCGGCCGGAGACTGGCCGATGCGCCTGGTGGAATGGATGAAAGACAGCAGGCTGCTGGAGAATTGA
- a CDS encoding isochorismatase family protein encodes MKNSILMERNSSCLIVIDLQQKLIPAIPAVPGILNATETLLSAASLMNIPRIVTQQYPKGLGATVDVIQEAAVGAEYVDKVEFSGANAVSGLPSIHGHSSEFQFILCGIETHICVLQTAIELRTKGSIVFVVADATASRNEADHAMALQRMRSAGCIVTTTESVVFEWCRTAAASEFKSVSRLIRNFDERRKEFNQLKS; translated from the coding sequence GTGAAAAACAGCATTCTTATGGAGCGAAACAGCAGCTGCCTGATCGTGATTGACCTCCAGCAAAAATTGATTCCGGCGATCCCCGCGGTACCCGGAATTCTCAATGCAACAGAGACGCTCCTTTCCGCTGCATCTCTGATGAACATCCCCAGAATTGTCACGCAACAATATCCCAAAGGGTTGGGTGCAACGGTCGATGTGATTCAAGAGGCGGCAGTTGGCGCAGAATACGTTGACAAGGTTGAATTCAGCGGAGCGAATGCTGTCTCTGGATTACCTTCCATCCATGGACACTCCAGCGAATTTCAGTTCATCCTGTGTGGTATCGAAACCCACATTTGTGTTCTCCAGACGGCCATCGAACTTCGAACGAAGGGCTCAATTGTTTTCGTTGTTGCGGACGCCACCGCCAGTCGTAATGAAGCCGACCATGCAATGGCTCTGCAGCGCATGCGGTCGGCGGGGTGCATCGTAACAACGACAGAGTCCGTCGTGTTTGAATGGTGTCGTACTGCGGCCGCTTCAGAGTTCAAATCGGTGAGTCGATTGATCCGCAATTTCGACGAGAGACGCAAGGAATTTAACCAGCTAAAGTCATGA